The Betta splendens chromosome 2, fBetSpl5.4, whole genome shotgun sequence nucleotide sequence GCAACACATGCGTTTAGCGGCGCAGCTTGAAATCTTTCACCTCGGGACAGGAATTGAGCTGATGTGCAGAGCCTTTAAAATCAAAAACCCAACTCAAATCAGTCAACCAACTCTCTTTACCGTGACCACATTTCCCCCTTAAAGACAATACTTagtagttttgtgttttagttggTTCAAAGGAAAAATGTCAAAGAATTCTGTCAGGTGTAAGAATTCATTTTTTGTATATTAATATAAAgtacaataaagacacaaattaGACAGAAGCACTAGTAAACAGCAGTCCTGCACCTTTTAACGGTGCAGATGCACAAAGCAGCCATGGATTTTGAGGCTGGTGCTGATGAGTGTCTTGTCTTAATCTACAGCTTCAGAAGGTCAATCCGGTGGAATAAGGCGGTTCCTGTATTTTAGCACAACGCCAGGATAAAACTAGACCAGTGTAGCATAAAAAATTTGAAAGGTAAATCTCATAAATTGTTTGTATGCTGGTCTCATTCAATGATACCACATAAACAACATttctttatttgtcttttttgtaaCTAATATGTCTATTACTTAGTGGTCCCAatgccagtgtttgttttctgctaatTCAGTGTATCAAAAACGACGGTGACGCTGATTAATTAGAGAGATTAATTAACCGCAGGTGGGCAAGTATTTGAGCAGAGCGCTTGTCCAGATGGATGATGCTGGTACCAAGAACGGAGGACTGGATTAAAGGAAATCCTCCCATCTCATCTGAATACAGAAGAACAGACAATCAGAGCCGTTTGACGTTTTTGGTCCTGTTTTGAGGGTGACACAGTGCATTCACTCACCCCGTGTCTTCGGCTTGCGCCAGACATGATTCTACCCATAACTAGCCACCTGAACAGTCCTCATAATGGAGCCAAGGCAGTCATAGACGTACCACAGTCCTACCTGTGTGAAGTAGAGGTTGAGCAGGCAGAGTGTGAAGAACTGCAGGCAGACGGGGCAGCAGTAGAGCAGCCAGTAggccagaggctgcagctggttgGCCTGCACCACATCCCTAAAGTAGAACGAGAACAGGGTCGTCCTCAGCGCAGCCCACAGCAGGCACAGGAACAAGAACACGCTCTGGAAGCTGAAGCGCTTGTGTCCGTAGTGCAGGATGAGCCAGAGCTGCAGGTAGACGAAGAGGAACAGGGAAGAATAGAGGACGGTGTAGATGGTGGTGAGGCTGAGCTCCAGCGTCGGGGAGATGGCAGCTCCGGGGGACTCCTTCAGCGAGGTAAACAAACGGGGATTAACCTCGTCCCCGGCCGAAAACATCTCCACCGGTGGCTCGTCCTAACGCATGGGATGCTGCGGAGGCTCGGCCAGCGAGACGGGCTGGAGTCTGGGCTAAATTCGCCGCGGACGACAAAAAGACGAGGATATTCGAGTGAAAAATTGCGCACAAAGGCAGTTTATTCGGAAAAGAAGTGGCATGATGGAAGTGTGGAGAGGTTCAAATCCGAGATTTGTTACGATATAAAGCATAAATCTAGTTTTGAAAAACGCTGTGCTCAAGAAAATAATAGGAAAGAGACTAAGAAAACAAGAGAGAGGTTCCCCTGTGACTCTCTGCAAAGCTGCTCACTGCAAAAAACAacttgagggggggggggctccggaTCAGCTGTGATGCAGTTTTAGACCCACCCCCTGCTCCATGGTATTTAGGAAGCTGGGGCTTCACAGGCCGCCATCTTGGCTCAACGGTACGTTCATTTTCTATTAGGTGTCTGCTAGCTCCGGAACCACTGGATCTAATAGTTGCCGAGCTAAATCATCCCTGTGACGACGTGCTCCCGCCCACCTTCTCAGTGAACGACCTCATTGGCTAACGCTGCCACCCAACCTCCGTAGCTCACTCGCCCCATTGGTTCACGATGATGCTCTAAAAGCGTCCGCCCCTGCACGCGTACGATTGGTAAATTGGCCAAGTCAAACTATTTCTTGATTTGATTGGCTCGGAGAAGCACGTGGGTGTCTGTTACAAAAACAATATGCGGAAAGGAGCAACCACCAGTGAAGGAAACGTGAACcgcctttcaacataaaagtgTGAAATGTGTGCAATCACGCAACAACATCATTGTGAGATTGTATACAATGGAAGATCTGTGTTTTTCTCAACGTATGTTCTGGTCCTTTTTGTGTTGAACATATCAGACGAATTGGAATGATCCAAACTTCGCAGCAGTTCTCGTGtagacttttattttagaaCTAAAACCGGAAGCGTAATCCCGACTCCGGCACTTGACGGGTTTGAGAAAGATGGAGCATCAGTACTAGGGGATACATTTCTCTAGATGTATTATGCGTTGCGCCGAAAAGTAAGAACGTAAAGCGACTTTATTTGCCACCTTCGTCTCGACAATCCCAGGATCCATGCGTCTCGTAAACGTTATCGTTTCCCGTTAGCTAGTCACTACATTAGTGCGTTGACCAGCTAAAGCCTTGACTAAGTTAACTTAGCTCATTAAAACGCGTCTCCTTCATTCTTACTGAAACAGAAAGCTGTTTGCACAACGCCTGTAATTAGTTCAATAATGTTTTTATCTACGTTTCCCGCCGTCGTAACTGTAGCTATTGCCGTTTTTACCACTTGGAACAGGCCAAATTGAACTGTAACCCCTGTCGTTTCACTCAGGTAACACTAAACTGCATGTTTATTGCCCTGTTTGTTTGCTAACAGTTGTGTGCTCACATTGCGTCCGGTTTAAAGTTGACACACACGTGTCATGTGCATTTGGAAAGCAGACATTATCTGTGCTCTGTTAATCTGACAAATATCTTTAACAGTTTTACTGCATTCATAAGAATAGCAATAACACtggcataaacaaacaaacacacggaTTAATATTAATATGTGCATTTTTTCCTCTGTGCTGTTAAAACTTTGCATCTCCTGGTCTGATTAGCGATGTTTCCCCACAGTCTGCTCTCCATCATGTGGATGTGCATCGCAGCTTTCCTGCTGGGGACGAGGTTGGGAGGATGCGCAGAGACGGCAAATACATCAGAGCTCATCGAATTcgcagctgcagatttttaTGAAAAATTACATTCAGGGAAgatgatgtttatttattttgaatataAAGGTAGGTTGTTTATAAACAGCAAATAACTCTGAACATGTAGAAGGGCTTTTAAACAACTTATAGTAGGTCAGGTTGACTTCCTATTACTTCCTATAGTACAGATTTCAGTATCAATAAGTTAGTACGAGTCTGTGTTCGGACATTTGTTTAATACTTCATTAACTGGAGCTGTGGAGTTTGATTGGGCTTCCTAAGGACAAAAAGCGTACAATCTAAACGGGGCTCATAACATGAACAACTTCTTATCTCATCTCATAATGAAGGATAACAGTGTTTGTCTCGGCTTCTCTTTGCCTCCAGTCTCTCCAACCATCTCTTTGTTCTTGGTGGAGTTGGAGAAGTCTGCCGAAGCTCTGCAGGATTATGGGATACTGGTTGGCAAGGTAAcaaatgtttctgtctgttgacAGAAGATCCAATCCTTTTTTTATTCACCCAGGATTTGGATGCAAACATTGCTTGGTGTGTTTTTATCTTCCACGTTTAGGTCAACTGTAATAGAGAGGTGGTTCACACATACTGCACAGATCAAAGACTGATGCACAGTGTTTTTCTCTTCAGGTAGTATTTAAATAACTTATAATTGAATGTGAAAACTGTCAAACAAGCAGTAGGATTGGAATAGTGTGTGTCATAATTGGTCATGCGGCGATTAGTCATCCATGCAGTTTTATCTATCTACCACACTTTTTGCAACACTGTGCTGGTATGttgttcttctttctcttctgtcAGGGGTGGTAAGGAGTTCTTGGGCTTGGATTTGGACACCGTGTTTGATGTGAACTCCATAGTCTCTGAAGTCCTCTTGTAAGTAAGCAAAACTCCCCCAATAAACCAAAAAATGTGAACCTTGAGTCTTGATAGtgtctaaaacacacaatacaatCAGTTtgcaattgtttttttaaacactcaTTTACCTATTGTTTACATTTAAGGGTAATCTTAAGACTACAGCCGATAAGGTACAATGAGAAACTGGAAACaagcatttttattatttgtttaatcACTTGAAATTGTACCTCTGTATCTGCTTGAGAAAGTCTCTTACATCTGGAGTTCAACAATCCCATTCATCCCAACAGAACCAAGAACACAGAGACTATCCTGAATCCAAACCTGCTTTGTGTCAACACATCACTGTAGCGGTGATTTTAGCAGATGAGCTGTGTCTGGTGTTTGTGAGTCACATTGCTTGGAGGTCTGACCGAAGAGTAACATGTTCTGTTAGACCCAAGAATGGATGGCTCATGTTCGCAGCTTCCTTAAACGCTAAGTAATCTGTCATTTggattctgtttttttgtgtttcttcagtttgGAATAGAATACAATAGAATACAATAGAATACACTAGAATACAATAGGAAGTACAACAAAACTATGGACGTACACCAAAAACTGTTTACAACAAAGAAGAACCATAGCACTATATAAAATAAgtaagataaataaaaaaacgttATAAAAGATACCCACATCTCAATATATACAttgatatatactgtaatatagaAGAAATACAAATCTAACACTGACTGTGAGGCTTGGATGTGTTAAAGCACAGTGGGATGAGATATTGCGCTTCTGAATGAGGTATTTAAATTTTCAGTGATTATGCACAGTATTATATCGTATTGCACAGTAATATTAGTATTGCACATCTGAATGTGACCCAGGGGAAAAAGCTGTTAGTCAGTCTGCTGGTGTGGGATTTTATTGACCTGGGGTCACAGAGATTATGAGCAGAGTGTGAGGGGGTCTTCTGTGATGGCCTTGACTCTGCTTTGACTTCGGGACCTGGATAAGGCGTCCAGGGAGGGCAGAGGACAACCCATGACTGTTTTGGGCTGTGTTCATAACCCTCTGTACAGTTTTCTTGTTGTGAAGTGCAGTATTTATGTTGAGTTGAGTCACCTCGTGCAGACTTCTGCCTGTGAGCATTGATCTGACAGGCAGTTGAACAAAGTTCATCTCTTTCAGTGCCATTCTGCGTGAAGAGGTCAAGTATGTCCACACAGACACGGACCTCATGGCCATGGAGAAGGCAGCCAGAGGCAAGAAAGACATTGTGCTGGGATACGTCCACAGTCTGGGGACACAGGGTATGGATGCCATTTAAGTACCTATGCTGGAGTGTACAATGGGATTGATGGGATTGTTTCTGCTAGAGCACAGATCAATCATGGAGACAGCATATGTGTATGGATCCAAATACCAGTTCATCCTCATAACAGGAGGACCAGTCCTGAAACAGTTGGGGTGAGTGCTCTCTCTTCTTTTATAACATCAGCAGAGCCATTAAAAGCTAAGCTTTAACTGAATttatcctctctctctgtttctcattTTTAGCGTGAATGAATCGTCTCACTCGTCTGGGGTGTGGTTCCTCCACTGTAGAGTTCACAGCGGGTTCACGACCCCCATGACCTCTGAACGCTGCCCGGTGACTCCTATGAGGAAGCCTCTGTCCACCCTCAGCCTCCACTCCTTCCTCCAACTCATTGAGGCTCCACTAGTGGTAAATGTagacagtgaatcagtgaaTACGGTTGAAAACATCCTTTTGTCCGATGAAGCACAAAATGCAAACAGGAGTAATCAACATGTATTTCTGCTCTTACAGTCTGAAGTATACGATGACCCCTCCACGGTGCAGCCTCCCCAGTTTCCCTACCAGCACACCCCCCAGGTCTTCCTGTTCTCTCGCCCTGTGACCGAACACCTCGACCTGGACACGGCCACCGCTCTGGCCTGGAGGCTTCGTGGCCtcgctcagctgctgcttgtacaCAGGTGTGTACACAATTATGAGTACATCCGCATTATGTGTGTGGGTTAAGTATGTTCCATTAATAGgatttttctgctgtttgtACTTGAAGAATCATTAGAGGTGGTCTCTTTAGGTGCTGTAAACCTTGATTTCATATTTTTGTGATATCAGGCAAAGTCCTGCAGTGAAAACCCCTGATGAATATAACGTCGCCTACAGGCTGCCAGAGAAGGTAGGATCCGTACAACCTATGTAACAATCTAGCTTACCTGTAgcttagctgtgtgtgtgtgtgtgtgtgtgtgtgtgtgtgtgtgtgtgtgtgtgtgtgtgtgtgtgtgtgtgtgtgtgtgtgtgtgtgtgtgtgtgtgtgtgtgtgtgtgtgtgtgtgtgtgtgtgtgtgtgtgtgtgtgtgtgcgtgtgtgtgtgcgcacatcaAGAGTTTAGATGTAAAGTATTTGACCTTACACAACATGGATGAGGTGTTGGAGCTTTTCACAAATGAAGACAAGGCAGAAGAcaaggaggagggtggagacgaagggctggaggacgaggaggataACGCACATTCTGGTAAAATGCGAAATATACACTGACAATAGGGTGAAAGATAGAATTGTGGAGTCTGTATTTATGTCTTGTTTGCAGGAGAGCTGGACGATGAAGTCGCTGCGTCGGTCTACGAAAACAGAGGCAACCTGTTGGACTCTGACTTATTTACTCAGATAAGGTCTGACAACTTCCACACTGCAGTAGCACGGAGCGGCCTGACGGTGGTGCTCTTCTATCTTAAATGTAAGGCAGCCTCTCTGCTCAGTGTCTTAATGATTAATGTCTGTATTGGAAATAtgttgctttcttcttcttcatttacCATACTTAATTCTCATTCCTATGAAAGGAATTACAGATTACCTGTGGAGTCAACTAATTGTATGTTGTTTCCACCAGGGGATGCTGTATCCATGGCTTTTTTCAGCTCGTTCATCGACGTTGCACAGAGCCTTGCAGGTAAATGGAGAACATGGAACAGTATTCATATCTGGCAGGTGTTACGGCTGATTATTCATTTCTATTAATAATATGTATATATCTATTAATGTTTTTCCCAGTTTTGCCCTTATATGGAGCAAAGGTTATAATTGTAATGTAATTATTGAAAATAGATTTATTATGATCTAATATCCTTAGGGAGTTTAAGTTCCACTCAATCAGCAACTTGTTTATAAATTCTGTTTTCAGCACAAAGTGCAGCAGGTTTAGTCTTCTGGACATTACTGGAAAGCTGTAAAGGCTGAAAGTAGATAAGGGGAGAGGGATAGAGGCACAACATGCATCCCAGCTGTGACCATTTGACTGTTAAGGTGGTCCATAAGGTTTTAAAGTACTTTAATTACTTCTGTGAGCTGTGTATATCATATTTCCTGCTCAGATGTTTGACTGGacctttattaaaaacaaagttTTCGGAAACATAGTATCTAAAACAGGCAATCGCACAGTTATTATGCCGTTCTATGTTTGTATCTTTTTAATGGCGACTAACCAGATACGCAGCCATCTGTGACTTTTTAAGGGACCAGATGTTTCTGATGAATCTTTTTAGACTCTGAGGTTGATGACATCCAGATGGGCTCAGTCGACTGTGGAGAGTGGACGGACCTTTGCGCTGCTCAGTCAGGTGCTGCCCTCCCTGTCCTGTTCCAGCCAATCACAGCCTTCCCCACCGTCCTGGTGTTCTTCCCCCAGGAGCCGGTCCTGCACTACAGAGGCATGCTGGGTAGTGAGGCACTGCATCGCTTCATCATGCTGTAAGATGTTCTCTAAGAATGTAGCGATCGTCCCAGAACAAAATGAAACGATAATCTGTTCcaaattaaatttatttcacttttaattaaataaaggtTGAAAGAATAGTTTCTCACCAAACGCCCATCATGTAAATTACAAATTAGTCGATagagataataaattacatagTTCAAAGAGATGTTTCACATATTCTGTGGCTTGCAAAATCCCCATTGAAGTAAAAATCCATGTACAGCAAGTAAGAGCTGCTCTAGTGTTGGCGTTCATTTCACCATCTCAAGAATATAATCACCCTGCAACCAATGTGTGGGTTTTTTCTGCAACTTGGGATCTTTCTCAGAGGCAAAGCCCAAACAAGGCATTTTCATTATATAAAGTTCAAGCTGACTTCACTTTAATTCAGTTGTTTTTACTCATTGAGTACTGTATATAGTTAAAGCTTGTCATTGTCTTACACAGTAGAAGAGGGACCTGTTTATTCTGTTTATCTGCTGACCTCTGCTCCATTTGTTGACCAGCTGTCGCTTTGCTGCTCCGGTGCTGCTGTCCCGCCaggaggaagtgatgtcatttCTTCAGGACGAGTCCTCTCAGGCAGCGGGCTACAGGCCTGACCGGGTTCTGGGCCTGTTCAAAGCCCAGACAGATATAGGTAAGATGCTGGGATTGTGTCTGTTCACTTTATATGaatcttatttttttatctttttgttgGTAATGTTTTGTAGGTTTTTGGTAAATTGTAAATTGTGTTCTCGTCGAATGTCATACAGTATAAGAGACAGAACAAATGTTGATCCCCTTTTAGTAGTATTTTGACAGTTAATGGGGCTCCTTCTTCACTTTGCTAGGCGTGTCAGTGTTTACAGAGGCAGCAAAGTCCCTGAGAGGCGAGGTGATGACTGGTCTGCTGACTGACGGGCTGGCAGAGAAATGGTAACTGCTCTAAAGTTAGTTTTGTCCTTCCTGTGTCAAGGTTGAGTGTTTAACAGACACTTGGCTCATGTTTTCTAATGCGGTGCTTGTCAGGATCATGTGTTTTTACACCCTCCAGGGCTGCAGACCACACTGCCGACCTTCCTGTGGTGTTGGTGTTTCCATCTTGGAGGAAACAAACTCATCCCTCCTCGCTGCCTGTGTCATCCTCTGCTGAGGAGCTTCTCACACACATCAACGACGCTCGGCTCCATCCAATGGTAAATCAAACTGTGTCCCTGCAGTCTTGCATAACAAAGCTACATTTATTTAGGTTCAATGATTAAAGGCCAAAATTTAAAACTTTGACTTCAGGCTCTCTAAAATGATTTTGAATGAAATAGTTCACTTCACATTACAGTTAAGGAGCTCCATGTGTGAATTCACACAGGGTTGATGTGGTTTTCTTAACACATCTAACATCGGAAGttctttacaaacacaaacagctgtggatGTTGCTCAACAGCTATTAGTTTTATTAGTCCTGCTCCCAAGAATGTGGCTTTCAATTAGTTTGTGGTGATGTCAAAGTGAAAAGTGGAAGTGTAACTATCTGATTTTGTCGTCTGTTCTCTACTTAATGAACTTCCTTCACTGCTTTAAGAAATTTAGCACCGCAAGTACTTTTGGTGGTGATGTATTCCTCATTTACCTAAAGCTAAAGTTGAAGCAGACAGGAATCATCATAACATAGTTTtctctcttctgtgtttttagCCTGAACTGACAGTGGAAAACCTGCCGTCCTTCCTCTCTCTGGGTAAAAGCCTACTTCTGCTCTTTGTGGGGGAAGAAGAGGACGAGATTGGACATAGGCAGAACCAGGCGTTGGTGGAGGAGATGAAACAAGTAGTAGAACTGGGAGGAGTGAGGATGGAGCGATACCTGGCCTGCTGGATCCACctgtatgcgcacacacacacacacacacacacacacacgctcttatTTCCCATATGTTCACTTTTTTCTGAATCACGGTGTTGATAGCAATATCTTGTTGGTCTGGTTCACAGGGGCCGTACTCCAGCAGGTATGTCTGTCCTCGGGTCATACCTGGGTTCTCTGCCCCCACTCCCTGCTCTAGTCCACACTCATTCGCTCTCTGGGGATGAAGTCTATCAGTACCCCCCCAGCAGCCCCATAGTGGCTCCCTCTGTCTTACAGTGGCTGCAGAGGATTGAGGAAGGCACTGAGACCCCAGCAGGTAAGGAGCTAGTAGTGTTGCACAGGAGGAGAGTAGCTGTTAGAAAATACTATATGTGGAATAAAAGTGGTGCATTTTCACAGTTagaaagttgacttcatttagTTTATTCTCCATAGAGGGGGAGTCTGGGATGGAGGAAGGCAATAAGCCTTCAGGGAGTATGCTTCTGTTTAAAATTCCTTCTTCATTTGGCTGAAGGCGTAGACATCATCAACTGCAACTAAATGTTCCTGATAAAATTATTTGGTTTGTGGAGGTTTTGTGAGCTTTAGTTTTAACTAGTTTGCACATCAATAAgctgtaaaaatatatatattagcaATATTTGCTTACCTTAAACctcttttcatgtttttttagtttaacTGAATGTCTGCAACATAATAGTTTGTAAAAAGTGAAGGATTATGCAGACTTTTAAACTTCGGTTGGTTTTCCTCTATAGGGATGTTGGTTGAGGACACTTGGCTGCCCGAGGTCGAGTTCTATGACTTTCTGAAAATCATAGACATGCAGGAACCCGGCTCCGCAAAGCAGCGAACGCCTGAGGGAGAAGAGGACGACAACGATGAAGAGGTGGACGAGGACAACGTGAACGTGGAAGATGAGACATGGGAGAAAGCAGCGGCGGTTCCCTCCTATAGCTCTGCTCCTGACACTAAACATAACACACACTCAGAACTGTGAGTAGAACGTGGGTAAGATGCTACGAAGCCTGTTGGTGAATTCTACCTGGAGTTGTCTACTGTCCGTATGCCTTTACATTAACAGACACGAACTGGTGGTTATTCGCAGCAGTCGCCATGTGTGTGTTCGTTGCCAAATCTTTTTTCAGTTCAACATATCCGACTTTTTTACCCTTCATGCGATTTGATGACATCTCACTTACGAACCGTGTTGTTGCTCTTGTGACTCTACCCAGCAGTTAAATCTATAAAACGACTTCTCCTGAATAATGCATCCACCTCTTAAGTGTCTCTCCTGATGCGTGTTCATCAGTACACATCTGTATGATACACAATCACTTAATCTGAAACTAAAGGAGGTGCAGCAGCAATGTAATGCATCCAACATGAAACTCACTAAGCGCTCTTCAAATCAGTGCGAGATATGAAACCACTCGCTGCAGGAGCGAGCATGGACTTGCTAATAGTAACACTTCAGACTCCTCACACATCTCTCTGTGGGTCTGAAGTGTGTGTTCATCTACCTCTTGAGCGAAACTGCCTTATTATGCAACATGAATGTCAGTACAATGACAGCAGAGTACTTCGTTGTACATCCCTCTTCATGTTTATGCATATGACGAGTTCATCTCCAGACTATGAATTTCTACCTCTGATCATGATCATACTGATAATTCAGTCACCTGTGACTGTTTATTGGCTGATGgtttgttttgcctttgaaCTCAAAGATGAGCATTGTTGACATGTGGtcaaatgtttgtgttgcacatatactgtactgttgtGTATCATTGTCACTCGCATTTGGTTACATTTATAAGTTGACTAATTAAGTGTCATTTGTTCAAGGACCTAAAAATGCAAAGTTCGTATAAATCTGAATTTCCTAATATCACATTTCTGTCACTTTTACTTATCTTGCATGATCCTGTTATTATTACTAGTGAATTAAATTCTGTACATGAAGTGGGTCAAATTAACCCTGCCTTTAACAACTACATGCTCccatttcacattttgtcacaCCGATACCCCaggttcatactgtatgtattgtgTTGTGTCACTGGATCCAGCATCACTTTGTTTTTTGGCAGATACTTGGTTTTCATGTTTCCACTAGCTCTTCCCACACTAGTT carries:
- the txndc16 gene encoding thioredoxin domain-containing protein 16 isoform X1; this encodes MRCAENLLSIMWMCIAAFLLGTRLGGCAETANTSELIEFAAADFYEKLHSGKMMFIYFEYKVSPTISLFLVELEKSAEALQDYGILVGKVNCNREVVHTYCTDQRLMHSVFLFRGGKEFLGLDLDTVFDVNSIVSEVLFAILREEVKYVHTDTDLMAMEKAARGKKDIVLGYVHSLGTQEHRSIMETAYVYGSKYQFILITGGPVLKQLGVNESSHSSGVWFLHCRVHSGFTTPMTSERCPVTPMRKPLSTLSLHSFLQLIEAPLVSEVYDDPSTVQPPQFPYQHTPQVFLFSRPVTEHLDLDTATALAWRLRGLAQLLLVHRQSPAVKTPDEYNVAYRLPEKSLDVKYLTLHNMDEVLELFTNEDKAEDKEEGGDEGLEDEEDNAHSGELDDEVAASVYENRGNLLDSDLFTQIRSDNFHTAVARSGLTVVLFYLKWDAVSMAFFSSFIDVAQSLADSEVDDIQMGSVDCGEWTDLCAAQSGAALPVLFQPITAFPTVLVFFPQEPVLHYRGMLGSEALHRFIMLCRFAAPVLLSRQEEVMSFLQDESSQAAGYRPDRVLGLFKAQTDIGVSVFTEAAKSLRGEVMTGLLTDGLAEKWAADHTADLPVVLVFPSWRKQTHPSSLPVSSSAEELLTHINDARLHPMPELTVENLPSFLSLGKSLLLLFVGEEEDEIGHRQNQALVEEMKQVVELGGVRMERYLACWIHLGRTPAGMSVLGSYLGSLPPLPALVHTHSLSGDEVYQYPPSSPIVAPSVLQWLQRIEEGTETPAGMLVEDTWLPEVEFYDFLKIIDMQEPGSAKQRTPEGEEDDNDEEVDEDNVNVEDETWEKAAAVPSYSSAPDTKHNTHSEL
- the txndc16 gene encoding thioredoxin domain-containing protein 16 isoform X2, whose amino-acid sequence is MWMCIAAFLLGTRLGGCAETANTSELIEFAAADFYEKLHSGKMMFIYFEYKVSPTISLFLVELEKSAEALQDYGILVGKVNCNREVVHTYCTDQRLMHSVFLFRGGKEFLGLDLDTVFDVNSIVSEVLFAILREEVKYVHTDTDLMAMEKAARGKKDIVLGYVHSLGTQEHRSIMETAYVYGSKYQFILITGGPVLKQLGVNESSHSSGVWFLHCRVHSGFTTPMTSERCPVTPMRKPLSTLSLHSFLQLIEAPLVSEVYDDPSTVQPPQFPYQHTPQVFLFSRPVTEHLDLDTATALAWRLRGLAQLLLVHRQSPAVKTPDEYNVAYRLPEKSLDVKYLTLHNMDEVLELFTNEDKAEDKEEGGDEGLEDEEDNAHSGELDDEVAASVYENRGNLLDSDLFTQIRSDNFHTAVARSGLTVVLFYLKWDAVSMAFFSSFIDVAQSLADSEVDDIQMGSVDCGEWTDLCAAQSGAALPVLFQPITAFPTVLVFFPQEPVLHYRGMLGSEALHRFIMLCRFAAPVLLSRQEEVMSFLQDESSQAAGYRPDRVLGLFKAQTDIGVSVFTEAAKSLRGEVMTGLLTDGLAEKWAADHTADLPVVLVFPSWRKQTHPSSLPVSSSAEELLTHINDARLHPMPELTVENLPSFLSLGKSLLLLFVGEEEDEIGHRQNQALVEEMKQVVELGGVRMERYLACWIHLGRTPAGMSVLGSYLGSLPPLPALVHTHSLSGDEVYQYPPSSPIVAPSVLQWLQRIEEGTETPAGMLVEDTWLPEVEFYDFLKIIDMQEPGSAKQRTPEGEEDDNDEEVDEDNVNVEDETWEKAAAVPSYSSAPDTKHNTHSEL